In Merismopedia glauca CCAP 1448/3, the genomic window ACTATAGGTACTTCCAAACACATTGCTAGCCCAACTAATAATTTTGACATTTCCTCTAGCTGTGCGGGCATAAGTAGCAGGTGTACCGCGACTGACAGCACAAAAGAAAGTTGCATTACCAGCCAAACTAGCTGAAGGAGAAATGGCAGCAGATCCGAAGGCGATCGCCAAACCTGTAACAATAGAAGTTAATGAACGCAGTTTATTCATAAGTGCCACTTGGTCAAAGAGTCTTGGTGAAGTCAGAAGTAAGTAGCTATGCTATTTATAAGCTAACTCAGACGCAGAATTACGCCCAAATGTTTCACCAACTTTTATCAATCTGGGTCAGCAAAATTACCTCTTATACTTATATACACATCTTGCTTCCTGACAATTTCGCACGAGTAACTAGATAAATCATAAAATATTTTGCGTTTAAGACTTAGCTCTGTTAAGTTTCTACAGTCTTGACAATGGCAGGCGATCGCCTCTTTAGCGCAGAATGGAAAATATTTCATCTTTATTTGCTGGTTGCTATGCCTACTGTCGTTGCTGATGTCAAAAACTTGCTAGTCGATCTGATGGAACGCTATCGTCACCGAGTAGATTATTTAGCTATTCGGTTAGAAGAAGCAGAAGGAACCGATATTTTCCTCAGAGGCGATCGCTTGGAGGCTTTGAGCGAGTCTTTGGCTGTAGGTGGGCAAATTCGGGCAGTATACAAAGGTGGTTGGGGATTTGCTAGTTTTAATCGCCTCGATACTCTCAAAGATAGAATTGAGGAAGCAGTAGCCGCAGCTAGATTAGTTGGTAATGAATCAACGATTCTGGCTCCCATTCCCATTATTCAAGATGTTTGCACTTTACCTTTAACCGGAACAGATCCGAGAAATATAGCTTTAGCTGATAAGAAAGCGTTGTGCGATCGCTATAACGAGATCTTACGGTCTACAAATGACAAAATTGCCACAACTTCAGTCCGCTACGGTGATAGTATCCAAAAAGTAATATTAGTAACTTCCGAAGGCACAAATATCGAGCAATCTTGGGTAGATATGGAAATGCGCTTCGCTGCTACCGCCCGTGATGGCGAAACAGTCCAAACTGGGAGGGAAACCATAGGTTCTCGCCAAGGCTTTGAAGATTTGACAAATTTAGATCGGCAAGTGCGAGCGGCGGCTCAACGTTCTCTCAATGCCCTCTATTTGCCTCCTGTACAGGGGAATACCTATACAGTAGTTATCGACCCAATCTTAACAGGCTTGTTCGTTCACGAGGCATTCGGACACCTTTCTGAAGCTGATATGGCATACGAAAACCCAGACTTACTCGAAGTGATGAGTATGGGAAGACGCTT contains:
- a CDS encoding TldD/PmbA family protein; this translates as MPTVVADVKNLLVDLMERYRHRVDYLAIRLEEAEGTDIFLRGDRLEALSESLAVGGQIRAVYKGGWGFASFNRLDTLKDRIEEAVAAARLVGNESTILAPIPIIQDVCTLPLTGTDPRNIALADKKALCDRYNEILRSTNDKIATTSVRYGDSIQKVILVTSEGTNIEQSWVDMEMRFAATARDGETVQTGRETIGSRQGFEDLTNLDRQVRAAAQRSLNALYLPPVQGNTYTVVIDPILTGLFVHEAFGHLSEADMAYENPDLLEVMSMGRRFGNQDLQIFDGALLEGHRGSYFYDDEGTPATTTQLIQDGVLVGRLHSRETAGKLAETPTGNARCLNYHYPPIVRMTNTWIERGKTPVSDLFVDIQEGVYACNWLGGMTNGEMFTFSAGEAWMIRNGKLAEPVRDVTLSGNVFQTLADIEAIGDDFAWDESGGCGKGGQNGLSVGCAGPSLRIGNVVVGGEAVE